A genomic stretch from Oreochromis niloticus isolate F11D_XX linkage group LG11, O_niloticus_UMD_NMBU, whole genome shotgun sequence includes:
- the atp8b2 gene encoding phospholipid-transporting ATPase ID isoform X2 yields the protein MFRKRPPPEEERRVRANDREYNEKFQYASNCIMTSKYNIITFLPVNLFEQFQEVANTYFLFLLILQLIPQISSLSWFTTIVPLALVLSITAVKDATDDYFRHKSDNQVNNRQSQVLIRGSLQNEKWMNVRVGDIIKLENNQFVAADLLLLSSTEPHGLCYIETAELDGETNMKVRQSVSVTSELGDPNNLASFDGEVVCEPPNNKLDRFSGTLYWREKKYSLTNQNMLLRGCVLRNTEACYGLVIFAGPDTKLMQNSGRTKFKRTSIDRLMNTLVLWIFGFLVCMGMILAVGNAGWEKEVGSLFQSYLAWDTPVNNFLFSAFLSFWSYVIILNTVVPISLYVSVEVIRLGHSYFINWDQQMFCSQCNTAAEARTTTLNEELGQVEYIFSDKTGTLTQNIMTFNKCSINGQSYGEVTDPLETQPKRLDFTPFNPLADPDFCFYDDKLLESVKVGDSCTHEFFRLLSLCHTVMSEEKSEGELVYKAQSPDEGALVTAARNFGFVFRSRTPGTITTTEMGRTVTYSLLAILDFNNIRKRMSVIVRNPEGRIRLYCKGADTVLLERLHPCNQEVMSITSDHLNEYATDGLRTLALAYRDLSEDEWEAWSESHRFADKATDCREDRLAAAYEEIEQNMMLLGATAIEDKLQEGVPETIAVLSLANIKIWVLTGDKQETAVNIGYSCKMLTDDMTEVFIISGHTVQSVRQELRRARERMIELSRTRDGVKEEGMQGWGEACFNGNGFKEGQEGGDTAGRRGGGVGKQLHGSPPPPPLPLSNLMDNISGEFALVINGHSLAHALEADMEAEFVSTACACKAVICCRVTPLQKAQVVELIKKHKKAVTLAIGDGANDISMIKSAHIGVGISGQEGIQAVLASDYSFSQFRFLQRLLLVHGRWSYLRMCRFLCYFFYKNFAFTMVHFWFGFFCGFSAQTVYDQYFITLFNIVYTSLPVLAMGIFDQDVPDHRSLEYPKLYEPGQLNLLFNKREFFICIAQGIYTSVVLFFVPYAVLSNATQSNGVPLADYQTFAVTTATALVIVVSVQIVLDTGFWTVFNHVFVWGSLGSYFIIMFALHSQTLFRIFPNQFHFVGSAQSTLLQPVVWLTIALATAICIVPVLAFRFLKLDLKPQLSDTVRYTQLVRQKRRKPPGRNTGSAWRGTGSVSEGRLGARGGSRRSGYAFAHQEGFGELITSGKNMRLSSLALASFASRHSSSWIDTLRRKKHTHTPPSTSGECSPAPSFISGSVPPLSNSSSVLGGSQETPIEEETVAAPAQNTQMIPASLTQTLPALAPASEAPASQGSAQATSSGVLTPTAARSQGGDSPGGWTLSLGTVQEALFGWKGIASRASSSNSPGPTSIAKETNQIK from the exons ATGTTCAGAAAGAGGCCTCCCCCAG aggaggagagaagggTCAGAGCCAATGACAGAGAGTACAACGAAAAGTTTCAGTATGCA AGTAACTGCATCATGACATCCAAGTACAACATCATCACGTTTCTGCCCGTCAACCTGTTTGAGCAGTTCCAGGAAGTAGCCAACACCTACTTTCTTTTCCTGCTCATACTACAG TTGATACCTCAGATCTCCTCCCTCTCCTGGTTCACCACCATCGTGCCTTTAGCTCTGGTGCTGAGCATCACTGCAGTAAAGGATGCCACGGATGACTAC TTTCGTCACAAGAGCGACAACCAAGTGAACAATCGTCAGTCTCAGGTCCTCATCCGTGGCTC GCTTCAAAATGAAAAGTGGATGAATGTTCGAGTGGGTGATATTATTAAACTTGAAAACAACCAGTTTGTGGCA GCTGACCTGCTCCTGTTGTCTAGCACTGAACCTCATGGTCTCTGTTACATCGAGACAGCCGAGCTAGACGG AGAGACCAATATGAAGGTGCGTCAGTCTGTGTCAGTGACATCTGAACTTGGAGACCCGAACAACTTGGCTTCATTTGACG GCGAGGTGGTGTGTGAGCCTCCCAACAACAAGCTGGATCGTTTTTCCGGGACTCTGTACTGGAGAGAGAAGAAATACAGCCTGACCAATCAGAACATGCTCCTCCGAGGATGTGTGCTCCGCAACACAGAGGCTTGCTATGGCCTGGTCATCTTTGCAG GCCCAGACACCAAGCTAATGCAGAACAGCGGTCGCACCAAGTTTAAGCGTACGAGTATCGATCGATTGATGAACACACTGGTCCTCTGG ATATTTGGCTTCCTGGTGTGTATGGGTATGATCCTGGCTGTGGGTAACGCAGGGTGGGAGAAAGAGGTGGGGTCCTTGTTCCAGAGCTACCTGGCTTGGGACACTCCTGTGAATAACTTCCTGTTCTCGGCCTTCCTCTCCTTTTGGTCCTACGTCATCATTCTTAATACCGTCGTGCCTATCTCTCTATATGTCAG TGTGGAGGTGATCAGGCTCGGTCACAGCTACTTCATTAACTGGGACCAACAGATGTTCTGCTCACAATGtaacacagcagctgaggccaGGACCACCACTCTGAACGAGGAACTGGGACAA GTTGAATACATCTTCAGTGACAAGACTGGGACGCTCACTCAGAACATCATGACGTTCAATAAGTGCTCCATCAATGGACAGAGTTACG GTGAAGTAACAGACCCACTGGAAACTCAGCCAAAG AGGCTGGACTTCACTCCCTTCAACCCGCTGGCGGACCCAGACTTCTGCTTCTATGATGACAAGCTGCTGGAATCAGTGAAAGTGGGAGACTCGTGCACTCATGAGTTTTTCCGCCTGCTCTCACTCTGTCACACCGTTATGAGTGAGGAGAAAAGTGAGG GAGAGCTGGTTTATAAGGCTCAGTCTCCAGACGAGGGCGCTTTAGTGACGGCGGCTCGAAACTTTGGCTTTGTGTTTCGCTCCCGAACACCTGGGACGATAACCACCACGGAAATGGGACGCACCGTCACCTACTCGCTGCTCGCCATACTGGACTTCAATAACATACGCAAGCGAATGTCTGTTATAG tgcgTAACCCAGAGGGCAGGATTCGTCTCTACTGTAAAGGAGCTGACACTGTTCTGTTGGAAAGACTCCACCCTTGTAACCAGGAAGTGATGAGTATTACTTCAGACCACCTCAAT GAGTATGCAACAGATGGGTTGCGGACCCTGGCTCTGGCCTACAGGGACCTGTCGGAGGATGAATGGGAGGCCTGGTCAGAGAGCCACCGCTTTGCTGATAAGGCCACGGACTGCAGGGAAGATAGACTGGCAGCAGCTTATGAGGAAATAGAACAAAATATGATG CTTCTGGGTGCCACTGCTATAGAGGACAAGCTGCAGGAAGGCGTTCCAGAGACCATCGCTGTCCTCTCTCTGGCTAACATTAAAATCTGGGTTCTTACTGGAGATAAACAGG AAACGGCTGTAAACATAGGCTACTCCTGCAAGATGCTGACAGATGATATGACTGAGGTTTTCATCATCAGTGGCCACACCGTCCAGAGCGTACGGCAAGAACTCAG AAGAGCGAGGGAAAGGATGATTGAGCTGTCACGTACCAGAGATGGAGTTAAAGAGGAAGGAATGCAGGGATGGGGGGAGGCATGTTTCAATGGAAATGGATTCAAAGAAGGACAAGAAGGAGGTGATACGGCAggcagaagaggaggaggagtggggaAGCAGCTGCATGgctctccccctcctcctcctctgcctctctctAACTTAATGGACAACATCTCAGGAGAGTTTGCCCTCGTAATCAACGGTCACAGTCTG GCCCACGCTCTCGAAGCAGACATGGAGGCAGAGTTTGTGTCGACAGCGTGCGCGTGCAAAGCGGTCATCTGCTGCAGAGTCACGCCGCTGCAAAAAGCTCAGGTGGTGGAGCTCATCAAGAAGCACAAGAAGGCCGTCACGCTGGCTATAGGAGATGGTGCTAATGACATCAGCATGATCAAAA GTGCTCATATTGGAGTTGGTATCTCAGGTCAGGAGGGCATCCAGGCTGTGCTAGCCAGTGACTACTCCTTTTCCCAGTTCCGCTTTCTACAACGGCTGCTGCTGGTCCACGGCCGCTGGTCCTACCTGCGTATGTGCCGTTTCCTCTGCTACTTCTTCTACAAGAACTTTGCCTTCACCATGGTGCACTTCTGGTTTGGCTTCTTCTGTGGTTTTTCTGCCCAG aCCGTATATGATCAGTACTTCATCACACTCTTCAACATTGTCTACACCTCCCTCCCTGTGCTGGCCATGGGGATATTTGACCAG GATGTTCCTGATCACAGAAGTTTGGAGTATCCAAAGTTGTATGAGCCCGGGCAGCTCAACCTCCTCTTCAACAAGAGAGAGTTCTTCATCTGCATTGCCCAGGGCATCTACACATCAGTGGTGCTGTTTTTTGTCCCATATGCCGTCCTGTCCAATGCCACTCAGAGCAACGGAGTGCCCCTCGCTGACTACCAGACCTTTGCAGTCACCACAGCGACAGCCCTGGTTATTGTGGTCAGTGTACAG ATTGTTCTCGATACCGGCTTCTGGACAGTGTTCAaccatgtgtttgtgtggggcTCTCTGGGCTCCTATTTCATCATCATGTTTGCTCTGCACAGTCAGACCCTCTTCAGGATCTTTCCTAATCAGTTCCACTTTGTAG GTAGTGCCCAGAGCACATTATTGCAGCCAGTCGTGTGGTTAACGATTGCACTGGCAACAGCAATATGCATAGTTCCAGTTTTGGCGTTCCGCTTCCTCAAGCTGGACCTCAAACCTCAGCTCTCAGACACG GTTCGTTACACTCAGCTGGTGCGGCAGAAGAGACGAAAGCCGCCAGGTCGTAACACTGGAAGCGCTTGGCGTGGCACTGGCAGTGTGTCAGAGGGCCGTCTGGGCGCCCGTGGTGGTTCAAGGAGATCCGGCTATGCCTTCGCCCATCAGGAAGGCTTTGGAGAGCTAATCACGTCAGGGAAAAATATGAGGCTCTCGTCTCTGGCCCTGGCATCCTTTGCCTCCAGACATAGCTCCAGCTGGATTGACACGCTCCGCAGGAAGAAGCATACTCACACTCCCCCCAGCACCTCAGGGGAGTGCAGCCCAGCACCCAGTTTCATCTCTGGGTCAGTTCCACCGCTTTCAAACTCTTCATCTGTTCTGGGCGGCTCTCAAGAAACACCGATCGAAGAGGAAACGGTTGCGGCACCAGCTCAGAACACACAGATGATCCCCGCTTCACTCACACAAACCTTACCGGCTTTGGCACCAGCTTCAGAAGCTCCTGCGTCTCAAGGTTCAGCTCAGGCCACCAGTTCTGGCGTTTTAACCCCCACAGCAGCGAGGTCCCAGGGGGGAGACTCGCCTGGAGGTTGGACCCTCTCTCTGGGGACTGTGCAG GAAGCTCTGTTTGGTTGGAAGGGTATTGCATCTCGTGCCAGTTCATCCAACAGCCCGGGCCCAACCTCTATTGCCAAGGAAACCAACCAGATTAAGTGA
- the atp8b2 gene encoding phospholipid-transporting ATPase ID isoform X1, translating into MTVLKDIPEKWFPVVLFPLQGKKKRGLDGRKSKKRRTEEERRVRANDREYNEKFQYASNCIMTSKYNIITFLPVNLFEQFQEVANTYFLFLLILQLIPQISSLSWFTTIVPLALVLSITAVKDATDDYFRHKSDNQVNNRQSQVLIRGSLQNEKWMNVRVGDIIKLENNQFVAADLLLLSSTEPHGLCYIETAELDGETNMKVRQSVSVTSELGDPNNLASFDGEVVCEPPNNKLDRFSGTLYWREKKYSLTNQNMLLRGCVLRNTEACYGLVIFAGPDTKLMQNSGRTKFKRTSIDRLMNTLVLWIFGFLVCMGMILAVGNAGWEKEVGSLFQSYLAWDTPVNNFLFSAFLSFWSYVIILNTVVPISLYVSVEVIRLGHSYFINWDQQMFCSQCNTAAEARTTTLNEELGQVEYIFSDKTGTLTQNIMTFNKCSINGQSYGEVTDPLETQPKRLDFTPFNPLADPDFCFYDDKLLESVKVGDSCTHEFFRLLSLCHTVMSEEKSEGELVYKAQSPDEGALVTAARNFGFVFRSRTPGTITTTEMGRTVTYSLLAILDFNNIRKRMSVIVRNPEGRIRLYCKGADTVLLERLHPCNQEVMSITSDHLNEYATDGLRTLALAYRDLSEDEWEAWSESHRFADKATDCREDRLAAAYEEIEQNMMLLGATAIEDKLQEGVPETIAVLSLANIKIWVLTGDKQETAVNIGYSCKMLTDDMTEVFIISGHTVQSVRQELRRARERMIELSRTRDGVKEEGMQGWGEACFNGNGFKEGQEGGDTAGRRGGGVGKQLHGSPPPPPLPLSNLMDNISGEFALVINGHSLAHALEADMEAEFVSTACACKAVICCRVTPLQKAQVVELIKKHKKAVTLAIGDGANDISMIKSAHIGVGISGQEGIQAVLASDYSFSQFRFLQRLLLVHGRWSYLRMCRFLCYFFYKNFAFTMVHFWFGFFCGFSAQTVYDQYFITLFNIVYTSLPVLAMGIFDQDVPDHRSLEYPKLYEPGQLNLLFNKREFFICIAQGIYTSVVLFFVPYAVLSNATQSNGVPLADYQTFAVTTATALVIVVSVQIVLDTGFWTVFNHVFVWGSLGSYFIIMFALHSQTLFRIFPNQFHFVGSAQSTLLQPVVWLTIALATAICIVPVLAFRFLKLDLKPQLSDTVRYTQLVRQKRRKPPGRNTGSAWRGTGSVSEGRLGARGGSRRSGYAFAHQEGFGELITSGKNMRLSSLALASFASRHSSSWIDTLRRKKHTHTPPSTSGECSPAPSFISGSVPPLSNSSSVLGGSQETPIEEETVAAPAQNTQMIPASLTQTLPALAPASEAPASQGSAQATSSGVLTPTAARSQGGDSPGGWTLSLGTVQEALFGWKGIASRASSSNSPGPTSIAKETNQIK; encoded by the exons ATGACAGTGCTCAAAGACATCCCGGAGAAATGGTTTCCGGTCGTTCTTTTCCCCCtgcaaggaaagaaaaagagaggacTGGATGGAAGAAAATCGAAAAAGAGACGGACAG aggaggagagaagggTCAGAGCCAATGACAGAGAGTACAACGAAAAGTTTCAGTATGCA AGTAACTGCATCATGACATCCAAGTACAACATCATCACGTTTCTGCCCGTCAACCTGTTTGAGCAGTTCCAGGAAGTAGCCAACACCTACTTTCTTTTCCTGCTCATACTACAG TTGATACCTCAGATCTCCTCCCTCTCCTGGTTCACCACCATCGTGCCTTTAGCTCTGGTGCTGAGCATCACTGCAGTAAAGGATGCCACGGATGACTAC TTTCGTCACAAGAGCGACAACCAAGTGAACAATCGTCAGTCTCAGGTCCTCATCCGTGGCTC GCTTCAAAATGAAAAGTGGATGAATGTTCGAGTGGGTGATATTATTAAACTTGAAAACAACCAGTTTGTGGCA GCTGACCTGCTCCTGTTGTCTAGCACTGAACCTCATGGTCTCTGTTACATCGAGACAGCCGAGCTAGACGG AGAGACCAATATGAAGGTGCGTCAGTCTGTGTCAGTGACATCTGAACTTGGAGACCCGAACAACTTGGCTTCATTTGACG GCGAGGTGGTGTGTGAGCCTCCCAACAACAAGCTGGATCGTTTTTCCGGGACTCTGTACTGGAGAGAGAAGAAATACAGCCTGACCAATCAGAACATGCTCCTCCGAGGATGTGTGCTCCGCAACACAGAGGCTTGCTATGGCCTGGTCATCTTTGCAG GCCCAGACACCAAGCTAATGCAGAACAGCGGTCGCACCAAGTTTAAGCGTACGAGTATCGATCGATTGATGAACACACTGGTCCTCTGG ATATTTGGCTTCCTGGTGTGTATGGGTATGATCCTGGCTGTGGGTAACGCAGGGTGGGAGAAAGAGGTGGGGTCCTTGTTCCAGAGCTACCTGGCTTGGGACACTCCTGTGAATAACTTCCTGTTCTCGGCCTTCCTCTCCTTTTGGTCCTACGTCATCATTCTTAATACCGTCGTGCCTATCTCTCTATATGTCAG TGTGGAGGTGATCAGGCTCGGTCACAGCTACTTCATTAACTGGGACCAACAGATGTTCTGCTCACAATGtaacacagcagctgaggccaGGACCACCACTCTGAACGAGGAACTGGGACAA GTTGAATACATCTTCAGTGACAAGACTGGGACGCTCACTCAGAACATCATGACGTTCAATAAGTGCTCCATCAATGGACAGAGTTACG GTGAAGTAACAGACCCACTGGAAACTCAGCCAAAG AGGCTGGACTTCACTCCCTTCAACCCGCTGGCGGACCCAGACTTCTGCTTCTATGATGACAAGCTGCTGGAATCAGTGAAAGTGGGAGACTCGTGCACTCATGAGTTTTTCCGCCTGCTCTCACTCTGTCACACCGTTATGAGTGAGGAGAAAAGTGAGG GAGAGCTGGTTTATAAGGCTCAGTCTCCAGACGAGGGCGCTTTAGTGACGGCGGCTCGAAACTTTGGCTTTGTGTTTCGCTCCCGAACACCTGGGACGATAACCACCACGGAAATGGGACGCACCGTCACCTACTCGCTGCTCGCCATACTGGACTTCAATAACATACGCAAGCGAATGTCTGTTATAG tgcgTAACCCAGAGGGCAGGATTCGTCTCTACTGTAAAGGAGCTGACACTGTTCTGTTGGAAAGACTCCACCCTTGTAACCAGGAAGTGATGAGTATTACTTCAGACCACCTCAAT GAGTATGCAACAGATGGGTTGCGGACCCTGGCTCTGGCCTACAGGGACCTGTCGGAGGATGAATGGGAGGCCTGGTCAGAGAGCCACCGCTTTGCTGATAAGGCCACGGACTGCAGGGAAGATAGACTGGCAGCAGCTTATGAGGAAATAGAACAAAATATGATG CTTCTGGGTGCCACTGCTATAGAGGACAAGCTGCAGGAAGGCGTTCCAGAGACCATCGCTGTCCTCTCTCTGGCTAACATTAAAATCTGGGTTCTTACTGGAGATAAACAGG AAACGGCTGTAAACATAGGCTACTCCTGCAAGATGCTGACAGATGATATGACTGAGGTTTTCATCATCAGTGGCCACACCGTCCAGAGCGTACGGCAAGAACTCAG AAGAGCGAGGGAAAGGATGATTGAGCTGTCACGTACCAGAGATGGAGTTAAAGAGGAAGGAATGCAGGGATGGGGGGAGGCATGTTTCAATGGAAATGGATTCAAAGAAGGACAAGAAGGAGGTGATACGGCAggcagaagaggaggaggagtggggaAGCAGCTGCATGgctctccccctcctcctcctctgcctctctctAACTTAATGGACAACATCTCAGGAGAGTTTGCCCTCGTAATCAACGGTCACAGTCTG GCCCACGCTCTCGAAGCAGACATGGAGGCAGAGTTTGTGTCGACAGCGTGCGCGTGCAAAGCGGTCATCTGCTGCAGAGTCACGCCGCTGCAAAAAGCTCAGGTGGTGGAGCTCATCAAGAAGCACAAGAAGGCCGTCACGCTGGCTATAGGAGATGGTGCTAATGACATCAGCATGATCAAAA GTGCTCATATTGGAGTTGGTATCTCAGGTCAGGAGGGCATCCAGGCTGTGCTAGCCAGTGACTACTCCTTTTCCCAGTTCCGCTTTCTACAACGGCTGCTGCTGGTCCACGGCCGCTGGTCCTACCTGCGTATGTGCCGTTTCCTCTGCTACTTCTTCTACAAGAACTTTGCCTTCACCATGGTGCACTTCTGGTTTGGCTTCTTCTGTGGTTTTTCTGCCCAG aCCGTATATGATCAGTACTTCATCACACTCTTCAACATTGTCTACACCTCCCTCCCTGTGCTGGCCATGGGGATATTTGACCAG GATGTTCCTGATCACAGAAGTTTGGAGTATCCAAAGTTGTATGAGCCCGGGCAGCTCAACCTCCTCTTCAACAAGAGAGAGTTCTTCATCTGCATTGCCCAGGGCATCTACACATCAGTGGTGCTGTTTTTTGTCCCATATGCCGTCCTGTCCAATGCCACTCAGAGCAACGGAGTGCCCCTCGCTGACTACCAGACCTTTGCAGTCACCACAGCGACAGCCCTGGTTATTGTGGTCAGTGTACAG ATTGTTCTCGATACCGGCTTCTGGACAGTGTTCAaccatgtgtttgtgtggggcTCTCTGGGCTCCTATTTCATCATCATGTTTGCTCTGCACAGTCAGACCCTCTTCAGGATCTTTCCTAATCAGTTCCACTTTGTAG GTAGTGCCCAGAGCACATTATTGCAGCCAGTCGTGTGGTTAACGATTGCACTGGCAACAGCAATATGCATAGTTCCAGTTTTGGCGTTCCGCTTCCTCAAGCTGGACCTCAAACCTCAGCTCTCAGACACG GTTCGTTACACTCAGCTGGTGCGGCAGAAGAGACGAAAGCCGCCAGGTCGTAACACTGGAAGCGCTTGGCGTGGCACTGGCAGTGTGTCAGAGGGCCGTCTGGGCGCCCGTGGTGGTTCAAGGAGATCCGGCTATGCCTTCGCCCATCAGGAAGGCTTTGGAGAGCTAATCACGTCAGGGAAAAATATGAGGCTCTCGTCTCTGGCCCTGGCATCCTTTGCCTCCAGACATAGCTCCAGCTGGATTGACACGCTCCGCAGGAAGAAGCATACTCACACTCCCCCCAGCACCTCAGGGGAGTGCAGCCCAGCACCCAGTTTCATCTCTGGGTCAGTTCCACCGCTTTCAAACTCTTCATCTGTTCTGGGCGGCTCTCAAGAAACACCGATCGAAGAGGAAACGGTTGCGGCACCAGCTCAGAACACACAGATGATCCCCGCTTCACTCACACAAACCTTACCGGCTTTGGCACCAGCTTCAGAAGCTCCTGCGTCTCAAGGTTCAGCTCAGGCCACCAGTTCTGGCGTTTTAACCCCCACAGCAGCGAGGTCCCAGGGGGGAGACTCGCCTGGAGGTTGGACCCTCTCTCTGGGGACTGTGCAG GAAGCTCTGTTTGGTTGGAAGGGTATTGCATCTCGTGCCAGTTCATCCAACAGCCCGGGCCCAACCTCTATTGCCAAGGAAACCAACCAGATTAAGTGA